DNA sequence from the Parasphaerochaeta coccoides DSM 17374 genome:
CATCCCTTGAAGCAATGGATGACGCGGTGATGTCAGCCAAGCATGGCCGTGGCTCCGCAGTCTCCCGTGGGGAGATGATAAAGGCATTGGTTGCTCCCCTTGTCTCCCTTGGCGATGCATCGCTTTCCGTTGATGAGAGGTTCAAGGAAGTCTATAAGTCCATCAAGGCCATCATTGCTCCCATGACGCCGAGCAACTATGAGATTGAACTCGCTTGCGAACGCATACTTAGGGAAAATGGGTTCCGTACCCCGCGCAATTGTGTACGGCCTCGACCGTCCGGCATCCGTCCTCCCGGTCAGGCTCGTCGGAAAGGGGGGAGGCAGGAGAGCGGACGCCGTCGGCAGTCACCGAAAGCGGTCAAGCCCGGAGTCAAGCAGCTGGACATGGAAGAATCTGCCAGTGTGACTGCCCCTGGGACCGAAGCTGATATGCCGAAGACGTCTTCCCGTCCTAAGCGCAAGCGTCCGCACAGGCGCAGGAAAAAAAGCCCTGCAACTGCCACGCAGCAGCAAGCGGACTCTGTCGCCGTTGAATAAGGTTAAGTAAGAAGCCAGAGGAAAATTCTCTTTTACATGCCCCATTCTTCAATTTCAAGGTTCACGCCGGTCGTTGCTATGCTGCCATATCTTTCCAGACTCTCAGCAATATAAACTTGCAGTTCCTGGAGCGTCGATGAAATTCTGTGGGAAATTGGCACACGCAACTTCACGGTCAGGTTGTAGCCTTCCGGAAGTAGTTGTACGGAGACTTTTTTTACTTTCAGATGGGTGTCAAATTCATTGAGGCAGTGAACTACCATCTGTGTGAGGGCTACGTCACTGACGGCGACCCTGCCATGCTTGCTGAATCGAGGACGTACTATCGTTTTTTCAAAGACTTTTTTCTTCAACCATGGCAACTTGAGCTTGCTTCTGAAAAAAACGCTGAGAGAATCATAGACAATCTGGGGATAATTGCGGGTTATCTCTATGGTAGGGACGGGGATGACATGCTTGCCTTCGGTGTAGCGTATCCGCATGGCGGTGTCGATTTCTTCCTTGGTGGCGATTTCCTCGATATGGAATATCTTCTCAGGCTCAGGCAGATTGAGGCGAGCCGCAATTTTCCGAACCATTTTCTCGCTTGTTCCGATGATGAGAATTCTGTGATATTTTTCCTTCTGGAGGGCATTGATTACATCACTTTGCTTCTGGAGGTCATCAAAAAGAGCAGTTTTCACCGCAGTCAGGAAATTAGGCTCCTGCTTGGCCGAGCTTCCCGCGAGTATCCTGTCTCCACGTATCAGAAGTCCATCATCAATGATCAGCTCTATGTTGTATTTTTCAGCGACAAGTTTTGAGCGGAAACTCTTTCCTGTTCCGCTACGTCCAACCAGGGCATAAACCTTTATTCCTTTGAACTTCCAGAAAGCATAACGAAAAACTCGATTCATTGTTCTCATTATAGTCCAAATCAACTACAATGAACAGGAATTCCCTGTTGATATGTGAGTGAATTCACAATTTTAAATTCTTGGACAGGATGTCCGCATCCGTGTCCTCCGGTTGTTTTAAGGGGTATGTATGATACGAAGCGTGACGTTCAGGCGTGGTGGAGTTCATCCGGTGGATTCAAAGTCATTTTCAGTAAACGTGGCGATTACCCGCATGCCCATGCCGTCGGAACTGGTCATTCCTCTCGGTGCGCACATCGGTGCGCCTTCCACGTGTCTTGTAAAAGCGGGCGACAGAGTGGTGAGGGGACAGAAAATTGGTCAGTCTACAGGAAATGTCAGTACGAACGTACATTCGTCCGCCACGGGCGAGGTCAGGGCGATCCGTGAGATACACTTGTTCAATGGGGCAGTGTGCCAAGCGGTTGTCATTGCGCCGGACGCAATCCAGCCTGACATGGACGGTACTGCTGCCAGTACGGCTCCGGAGTGGAAGACGCTGACTCCGGCTGAATTGTCTGCCCTGATTCACGAAATGGGGGTCGTCGGTGCAGGAGGGGCGGCATTCCCGACTCATGTGAAACTTGCCGTACCCCCTGGACGCAGGCTTGATGCCTTGATTATCAACGGCAGTGAATGTGAACCTTATGTGACTGCCGACCATAGGCTCATGCTGGAACATGCCGACGAGTTGCTGGAGGGAATCGCCATCCTGAAGCGTATTCTGTCGCCTCCCGCCGTCTATATAGGCATTGAAAAGAACAAGATGGATGCGGTCACCTTGCTCCAGGATAAAATAAGTGCCCAAGGATTGGCCATCACGGTCTGTCCACTCCAGACAAAGTATCCCGAAGGTGATGAAAAGATTCTGATTAATGCCATACTGGGACGGGAGATTCCCCAAGGCAAGCTGCCCATCGATGCCGGAGCAATCGTAACGAACGTATCCACCGTATATGCCATCCGACAAGGTTGCGCATGCAAGATGCCGTTCATCGACCGGGTTATCACCGTGACAGGCGAGTGCATTGCCCGTCCTGCGAATCTCCTGGTGCCGATTGGGGTCAAAGTCCGCGATGTGGTGGAATACTGCGGGGGATATTCCTCGACTCCCGGTAAACTTATTACCGGAGGCCCCATGATGGGCTTCGAGGTTGATGAAGACGCTCCTGTGACCAAGGGCATGGATGGCATCGTCGCATTGCCTTCTGTCCCAGTCAGGCCGACAACCCCATGTATCTCATGCGGTCGATGTCTTGATGCCTGTCCCGTGGGTCTTTCTCCCACGACTATGTTTAAGTTAATTGCCAGCGGAAACATCAAGGCTGCTCTGGGCTTGAATTTAATGGACTGTAGGGAATGCGGGGCTTGTGCCTATGTCTGTCCCGCGCATATACCGCTTGCAGCGGGGTTCTCATGGGGCAAGAAAATGCGGAGGACGGTGTAAAATGGCTTTTGATGCTTTCATAAAAAAGGGTTCTCCCTATATCCATGATGGCTCGACCAGTTCCGTAATCATGTGGTCGGTTGTCATTGCGCTTTTACCCGCCGCGGCGTGGGGGGTGTGGATGTTTGGAATATCCGCGCTGTGGGTGCTTCTGGTTTCCGTCATTGTCGCCATGGGGACTGAATATCTTCTTGGGTTGATTGGGAGCGAAGCGCATGACATGAGCATCCTTGATGGTTCTGCGTGTGTTACCGGGCTGCTGGTCGGCATGAACATGCCTTCCTCTGTTCCCCTCTATGTTCCCGCGATAGCGTCGGTCTTTGCCATCGCAGTGGTCAAATGGCTTTTCGGAGGACTTGGCGCCAACTGGATGAATCCGGCGTTGGGAGGTCGTGCCTTCGTATTTTTCTCGTTCACTTCGGCCATGTCATCCTTTCCCGTGCCTGGTGTCCTTACGCAGGCATCGGTTCCTGTCGCCGCCGCAGCAAGTACCGTAGCCGCAGCAAGTACCGTAGCCGCAGCAAGTACCGTAGCCGCAGCAAGTACCGTAGCCGCAGCAAGCACCGTAGCCGCAGCAAGCACCGTAGCCGCAGCAAGCACCGTAGCCACAGCAAGCACCGTAGCCACAGCAAGCACCGTAGCCACAGCAAGTACTGTAGCCACAGCAAGCACCGTAGCCACGGCAAGCACCGTAGCCACGGCAAGTACCGCTGTAGTCGCTGATGCAGTGGCAAGTGCTACTCCTCTTGCCTTGATAAAGACAGCTCTTGCCTCCGGAAAAGGGGTGGGGCAGGGTTTTGCTGAACTGATGACCGCACAAGGATATCCTGCCACTGAATTTGCCAAGAGCATATCAGACTTCTTCGGTGGTCACGTCTCTCCCTATGCTGTCGATGCTTTCTTTGGGAATATAGGCGGCTCCATTGGTGAAATCAGCGCAATCCTGCTTCTTGCAGGGGGCATATTCCTCCTTGTGAAGAAAATCATTTCATGGCATATCCCCGTGTCTTATCTTGGTTCCTTTGGACTTTTGGCGTGGATATTCGGCGGACTCCGTTCGGAGCTACCTCTTTTCCAT
Encoded proteins:
- a CDS encoding peptide ABC transporter ATPase, yielding MRTMNRVFRYAFWKFKGIKVYALVGRSGTGKSFRSKLVAEKYNIELIIDDGLLIRGDRILAGSSAKQEPNFLTAVKTALFDDLQKQSDVINALQKEKYHRILIIGTSEKMVRKIAARLNLPEPEKIFHIEEIATKEEIDTAMRIRYTEGKHVIPVPTIEITRNYPQIVYDSLSVFFRSKLKLPWLKKKVFEKTIVRPRFSKHGRVAVSDVALTQMVVHCLNEFDTHLKVKKVSVQLLPEGYNLTVKLRVPISHRISSTLQELQVYIAESLERYGSIATTGVNLEIEEWGM
- the rsxC gene encoding electron transport complex subunit RsxC, with the protein product MIRSVTFRRGGVHPVDSKSFSVNVAITRMPMPSELVIPLGAHIGAPSTCLVKAGDRVVRGQKIGQSTGNVSTNVHSSATGEVRAIREIHLFNGAVCQAVVIAPDAIQPDMDGTAASTAPEWKTLTPAELSALIHEMGVVGAGGAAFPTHVKLAVPPGRRLDALIINGSECEPYVTADHRLMLEHADELLEGIAILKRILSPPAVYIGIEKNKMDAVTLLQDKISAQGLAITVCPLQTKYPEGDEKILINAILGREIPQGKLPIDAGAIVTNVSTVYAIRQGCACKMPFIDRVITVTGECIARPANLLVPIGVKVRDVVEYCGGYSSTPGKLITGGPMMGFEVDEDAPVTKGMDGIVALPSVPVRPTTPCISCGRCLDACPVGLSPTTMFKLIASGNIKAALGLNLMDCRECGACAYVCPAHIPLAAGFSWGKKMRRTV
- a CDS encoding RnfABCDGE type electron transport complex subunit D; amino-acid sequence: MAFDAFIKKGSPYIHDGSTSSVIMWSVVIALLPAAAWGVWMFGISALWVLLVSVIVAMGTEYLLGLIGSEAHDMSILDGSACVTGLLVGMNMPSSVPLYVPAIASVFAIAVVKWLFGGLGANWMNPALGGRAFVFFSFTSAMSSFPVPGVLTQASVPVAAAASTVAAASTVAAASTVAAASTVAAASTVAAASTVAAASTVATASTVATASTVATASTVATASTVATASTVATASTAVVADAVASATPLALIKTALASGKGVGQGFAELMTAQGYPATEFAKSISDFFGGHVSPYAVDAFFGNIGGSIGEISAILLLAGGIFLLVKKIISWHIPVSYLGSFGLLAWIFGGLRSELPLFHGDVLLPLLTGGLVLGALFMATDMVTSPITNPGRLVFGIGCGVLTFLLRYYGSLPEATSLAILIMNILTPTIDRYIRPRLYGTGRQAKLGNREVTA